A window of the Myxococcales bacterium genome harbors these coding sequences:
- a CDS encoding saccharopine dehydrogenase NADP-binding domain-containing protein → MIVIYGASGAIGHRIAAALVDRGAEVRLAGRDRVRLLGVADELGLVPADVCAAPIHDPAALARAFADATCVVSAAGPYGRVGAAVAAAALAADAHYLDLAIEPGFVRTLYEEHESEARRRARCVVSGLGTLGALGDWAADAAAGALPAAPDDDAPLDEIEIAYAFDGARFATGMARSLVATLAGPALAWRRGRWDQIDPTSRGRTIDFGELGARRARALATTEAVTVPRRWAVRQLDTFVAPTGAPWLDRAIGAAAPLLRWLPGAAATVEALIDPGRAPADAADAAARFAVVARARRGDAQATVAVSGADVYATSAAIVSRLAHALATGALDGGGVLTPSQLLAGERALGATPDLVITRVGP, encoded by the coding sequence GTGATCGTGATCTACGGCGCCAGCGGGGCCATCGGTCACCGCATCGCCGCGGCGCTGGTCGATCGCGGCGCCGAGGTCCGGCTCGCCGGGCGCGATCGCGTGCGGCTGCTCGGCGTCGCCGACGAGCTGGGGCTGGTGCCGGCCGACGTGTGCGCGGCGCCGATCCACGATCCGGCGGCGCTGGCGCGGGCGTTCGCCGACGCGACCTGCGTCGTCAGCGCGGCCGGGCCCTACGGTCGGGTCGGCGCCGCGGTCGCGGCCGCGGCGCTGGCGGCCGACGCCCACTACCTCGATCTCGCGATCGAGCCCGGGTTCGTGCGGACGCTCTACGAGGAGCACGAGTCCGAGGCCCGCCGCCGCGCGCGGTGCGTCGTCAGCGGCCTCGGCACGCTCGGCGCGCTCGGCGACTGGGCCGCCGACGCCGCCGCCGGCGCGCTGCCGGCGGCGCCCGACGACGACGCGCCCCTCGACGAGATCGAGATCGCGTACGCGTTCGACGGCGCGCGGTTCGCCACCGGCATGGCCCGGTCGCTGGTAGCGACGCTGGCGGGGCCGGCGCTGGCGTGGCGGCGCGGCCGCTGGGATCAGATCGACCCCACCAGCCGCGGCCGCACGATCGATTTCGGCGAGCTGGGGGCACGCCGCGCCCGCGCGCTGGCGACGACCGAGGCCGTGACCGTGCCGCGGCGGTGGGCGGTCCGGCAGCTCGACACGTTCGTCGCGCCGACCGGCGCGCCCTGGCTCGATCGCGCGATCGGCGCCGCGGCGCCGCTCTTGCGCTGGCTGCCGGGCGCGGCCGCGACCGTCGAGGCGCTGATCGATCCCGGGCGCGCGCCCGCCGACGCCGCCGACGCCGCGGCGCGGTTCGCCGTGGTCGCGCGGGCCCGGCGCGGCGACGCCCAGGCGACGGTCGCGGTGAGCGGCGCCGACGTCTACGCGACCTCGGCCGCGATCGTCAGCCGGCTCGCCCACGCGCTCGCGACCGGCGCGCTCGATGGCGGCGGCGTGCTGACGCCCAGCCAGCTGCTCGCCGGCGAGCGCGCGCTCGGCGCCACGCCCGATCTCGTGATCACCCGCGTCGGGCCGTGA
- a CDS encoding insulinase family protein — MASVPAGVTLEAEGTIGRLAVRRWRLGNGLGVVCAVDPSAPIVSYQTWFRVGSRHEEPGKTGLAHLFEHLMFSQTERLGPGEFDRVVEATGGESNAATWVDWTHYRLSLPAHELPLAIELESDRMHRLVLEPATIEPERDVVTNERRERVEDDVDGWLDEQLMATAFDVHPYRWPTIGWMADIRAVTVDDIRAFYRTWYAPNNATLVVVGAVDEHDLLTRIEAAYGQLAPAALPPAREVVEPPPTEARQKIAPRPIASDRVLLGWRAVGQAHPDWAPLELTTTLLAGSPSARLHRRLVIERELVSTVDIQLTPFRDPSLYRVAMTCTRGHRAAEAIAELDLVLAEVAAEGVTAAELAKAKNLTETDFWAQLVDADGKAEALGHHETALGDFRSLAELGERLAAVTLDDVTRVIRTYLVPTARTVVIAEPDGDGDDDGDGDDDGDGDDDLGDDDDRGDDDDGHDDDGGAA, encoded by the coding sequence ATGGCATCGGTTCCGGCTGGCGTGACCCTCGAGGCCGAAGGCACGATCGGCCGGCTCGCGGTGCGCCGCTGGCGGCTCGGCAACGGCCTCGGCGTGGTGTGCGCGGTCGACCCGAGCGCGCCGATCGTGTCGTACCAGACCTGGTTCCGCGTCGGCTCGCGCCACGAGGAGCCCGGCAAGACCGGCCTCGCGCACCTGTTCGAGCACCTGATGTTCAGCCAGACCGAGCGGCTCGGGCCCGGCGAGTTCGACCGCGTGGTCGAGGCCACCGGCGGCGAGTCGAACGCCGCCACCTGGGTCGACTGGACCCACTACCGGCTGAGCCTCCCGGCCCACGAGCTGCCGCTGGCGATCGAGCTCGAGAGCGATCGCATGCACCGGCTGGTGCTCGAGCCCGCGACGATCGAGCCCGAGCGCGACGTCGTCACCAACGAGCGCCGCGAGCGGGTCGAGGACGACGTCGACGGCTGGCTCGACGAGCAGCTGATGGCCACCGCCTTCGACGTCCACCCGTACCGCTGGCCGACGATCGGCTGGATGGCCGACATCCGCGCGGTCACCGTCGATGACATCCGCGCGTTCTACCGGACCTGGTACGCGCCCAACAACGCCACCCTGGTCGTGGTCGGCGCCGTCGACGAGCACGACCTCCTGACCCGGATCGAGGCCGCCTACGGCCAGCTCGCGCCGGCCGCGCTGCCGCCAGCGCGCGAGGTCGTCGAGCCGCCGCCGACCGAGGCGCGCCAGAAGATCGCGCCGCGACCGATCGCCAGCGATCGCGTGCTCCTGGGCTGGCGCGCGGTTGGCCAGGCCCACCCCGACTGGGCGCCGCTCGAGCTGACGACGACGCTGCTGGCCGGCAGCCCGTCGGCGCGGCTGCACCGCCGGCTGGTGATCGAGCGCGAGCTGGTCTCGACCGTCGACATCCAGCTGACGCCGTTCCGCGATCCATCGCTGTACCGGGTCGCGATGACCTGCACCCGCGGGCACCGCGCCGCCGAGGCGATCGCCGAGCTCGACCTGGTCCTGGCCGAGGTCGCGGCCGAGGGCGTCACCGCCGCCGAGCTGGCCAAGGCGAAGAACCTCACCGAGACCGACTTCTGGGCCCAGCTGGTCGACGCCGACGGCAAGGCCGAGGCCCTCGGCCACCACGAGACCGCGCTCGGTGACTTCCGGTCGCTGGCCGAGCTCGGCGAGCGCCTGGCGGCGGTCACGCTCGACGACGTGACCCGCGTGATCCGGACGTACCTGGTGCCGACCGCCCGCACGGTCGTGATCGCGGAGCCCGACGGCGACGGCGACGACGACGGCGACGGCGACGACGACGGCGACGGTGACGACGACCTCGGCGACGACGACGATCGCGGCGATGACGACGACGGCCACGACGACGATGGCGGTGCCGCGTGA
- a CDS encoding FHA domain-containing protein, translated as MDQSKKTMRHFYCRDVLWETFEQMANDFDCSIDYLINESMRYYARSKNYPAQGAPGASSSGQQPMAPAGPPSRRPQPGTQPPGPMAQPPTASSPRRPAPPTPAGHMGGGGMPHGGRPGPTSNYGAAAQPAPAPAPAPAPPPMMSPAGSTLFLMFNGQRYPVAKDQFIIGRGSKTSDLAIKDGNISRKHAAVIRRNGTFYIKDLGSTNGIDYKGMRIDNKRIDEGDVFHLCDYELRFTYRGE; from the coding sequence ATGGACCAGAGCAAGAAGACGATGCGCCACTTCTACTGCCGCGACGTCCTGTGGGAGACGTTCGAGCAGATGGCGAACGACTTCGACTGCTCGATCGACTACTTGATCAACGAGTCGATGCGGTACTACGCCCGCTCGAAGAACTACCCGGCCCAGGGCGCGCCCGGCGCGTCGTCGAGCGGTCAGCAGCCGATGGCGCCCGCGGGGCCGCCGAGCCGACGCCCCCAGCCCGGGACCCAGCCGCCGGGGCCGATGGCCCAGCCCCCGACCGCGTCGAGCCCGCGCCGCCCGGCGCCGCCGACCCCGGCCGGCCACATGGGCGGCGGCGGGATGCCGCACGGCGGCCGACCGGGACCGACGTCGAACTACGGCGCCGCCGCCCAGCCGGCGCCCGCGCCGGCGCCCGCGCCGGCGCCGCCCCCGATGATGAGCCCGGCCGGCTCGACGCTGTTCCTGATGTTCAACGGCCAGCGCTACCCGGTCGCCAAGGACCAGTTCATCATCGGCCGCGGGTCCAAGACCAGCGACCTGGCGATCAAGGACGGCAACATCTCGCGCAAGCACGCCGCGGTGATCCGCCGTAACGGCACGTTCTATATCAAGGACCTCGGGTCGACCAACGGCATCGACTACAAGGGCATGCGCATCGACAACAAGCGCATCGACGAGGGCGACGTGTTCCACCTGTGCGACTACGAGCTGCGGTTCACGTACCGCGGCGAGTAG